The Streptomyces cyaneogriseus subsp. noncyanogenus region GCGCCACTACATCGGGCGCGAGATCGCCATGCACCGGCTGCGCCTGGGCCACTTCACCCAGACCCGCAAACCCGAACTGATGGCCCTGCCGACCGTGGGGGCCCGGCACGTCCACGCCCTGGTCCGCGTCATGCTGTTCCGTCCCGGCGACGACGTACGCAAACCCTGGGACGAACACGTCGTCGACGACAGCCACTTCCGCATGATCCACGGAGCGGAGATCCAGAAGAACCCGCTGCCCGGCCACGACCACCTGGACTCGGTCCTGCTCGCCTCCGAGGAAGGAGTGACCTGGCTCCACTACGACGAGCGCGAGCGGCGGTTCACCACCACACACATCGGCAGCGGCGAACACGAACGGTTCGAACAGACGAAGTTCAAGGGCAGCGGCGACGTCGGCGCCGGACGCATCGGCGACGACCCGCACGCCTACGTCGTGGCCACCGAACCCTTCCACGGCAACACCGTCGCCGCCTACGTCAAGGAGCAGCCCGGCACCCCGGTGACCGAGGCGACCTGGCGCCGGATCGTGCTGGACGTCTTCGGCGACCCCAACGAACTCGGCGAGGGCCCGAGCCACCAGATCGTCTGCGCGGACTTCGACGGCGACGGCGACGACGAGTTCCTGGTCGCCCTGCGCGGGCCCTACCCCTGGCAGGGCGTCTTCTACTACAAGGCCCTCGACATCGCCGCGGGCGTGTTCACCAAGTGGCGGGTCTCCTCCGACAGCGCCGCGCGGATCGCCCTCGGCGACTTCAACGGCGACGGACGGCTCGACTTCGCCACCATCGCCTACAAGGTCGACAAGTACTTCCTCGCCGACAACGCCAAACTCTGCCTGTTCCGCAACGACATCGCCGAAGCCGCCGGACGGCCATGAGGCGCGGCAGAGCGTGGTGGCCCTGGGCGATCGGAGCGGCCGGCATCGCCGTGGTCGTCACGGTGGTGGTCATCGTGATCGACGCGGGCGCCCAGGCGGCCGCGACCTCCCTGAGCGTCCTGCTCTCGGCCACCGCCGGCCTGCTGAGCTGGTCCTGGCACCGGTCGCGGCCCGCCGCGCCGGCCACCCGCGCGGAGCTGGACCAGGCCGCCGAGGCGCTCGCCGCGATGGTGCGCCGCCAGTGGACGGAGGAGGCCGCCGCGCAGGGCCTGCTGGACCCGCACCCGCTGGCCGTGCGCTGGCGCAGCGGCCAGGCCGAGGCCGGCGACCATGTGCGGATCGTAATAACTTCGTATAGCATACATTATACGAAGTTATACGACGACAAGTACTTCCTCGCCGACAACGCCAAACTCTGCCTCGTATAACTTCGTATAATGTATGCTATACGAAGTTATTACGCGGAGCTGGACCAGGCCGCCGAGGCGCTCGCCGCGATGGTGCGCCGCCAGTGGACGGAGGAGGCCGCCGCGCAGGGCCTGCTGGACCCGCACCCGCTGGCCGTGCGCTGGCGCAGCGGCCAGGCCGAGGCCGGCGACCATGTGCGGATGGTCGGCCGCACCATGGCCGGCCGCAGCGACGACATCCACGCCTTCGCCACGGCCTTCCGCGCCCTGCCGCACCGGCGGCTGGTCATCCTCGGCGAACCCGGAGCCGGCAAGACGACCCTGGCCACCCTGCTCGTGCGGGAACTCCTGCGCGCCCCGGAGCCCGGGGAGCCGGTCCCGGTGCTGCTGGACCTGGCACCGTGGAACCCCCGCAAGGAGCCGCTGCCGGAGTGGATGGCACGCCGCATCCACGAGGACTACCCGGCACTGCGCAACCACGAGACCTACGGCCGGGACGCCGCCCGCAAACTGGTCGCCGAGGGCCGCGTCCTGCCCGTCCTGGACGGCCTCGACGAACTCCCCGCCGACCTGCGGCCCAGCGCGCTGACCGCCGTCAACCACGCCATCGCCCTGCACGAGCCGCTCGTCCTCACCTCCCGCCGGGCCGAGTACCACCGGCTGGTCGAAGAGACCGACGTGATCACCGCCGCCGCCGTCGTCGTTGCCGAACCGGTGGAAGCGGCGGACGTGGCGGACTACCTGCGCAGCGCCGTCCCGCCCCGGCGCATCGCCGCGTGGCAGCCGGTCCTCGACGCCCTCACGCGCCGCCCCGACAGCGCCGTCGCCCAGGCCCTGTCGGTGCCGCTGAACGTCTGGCTCGCCCGCATCGTGTACTCCTCCCCGGGCACCGACCCCACCGAGCTGGTCCACGGCACCGACGCGGACGGCCTGCGGTGCCAACTCCTCGACGCGCTGGTCCCCGCGGTCTTCTCCGCGGAAGCGACCGCGTCGGACCCCTCGGCCCCCGACGCCCGCCGCACCGCCGCCTCCCGCTGGAACCCCGACGAGGCCCGGACGGCACTGGGCTTCCTCGCCCGTCACATCGCACGCCAGGGCACCGACGACATCGCCTGGTGGGAACTGCACCGGGCGCTGCGCCCGAACCCGGCCGGGCCGCTGTCCGGACCGGTGGCCGGAGCGATGGTCGGACTGGGCGCGGGGGGCATGGCGGGGGAGTACTACCACTGGGTGCTCGCACCGCTCCCGCGGCTGGTCTGCTTCCTGACCGTCACGCTCGCCACGGCCGTCGCGGCCACGGTGGTGACCCGGCTCGCCTGGGTGGCCGACCGGAGGACACCGGCGGGGACGCCGCACGAGCCCCTGCCGCACGGTCACCCGCGCGGCCGGTGGCACGGCGTCGTGGAGTCGGCCCGCCGGCTGGGCACCGGATGCCTCGTCGTCCTGCCGCTCTCCCTCGCGGTGGGGGCGGTGACCGAGCACTGGGCGCGGGCGGTCGACCCCGCGGAGGAGGAACTGGAGATCGGGGTGGTGCCGTACACCGGGGTCCGGGCGGGAGCCGCCTGGGTCCTGTTCATGGCGCTGCTGGCCCTGGCCGTGCTCGGTGTCTCACTGCTGCGCCGGCGGGCCCGGGGGCAGCCGCACGACGCGGCCGGCCGCGTGGCCCGGCTGCGCAGGGTCCTCGCGTTCGTCCTGCTCTACTGGCTGGGCGCCGGACTCGCCGGGGCTCTGTCGTACCTGTCCGTCCGGCAGGCGGCCGGACGGTCCGTCACGGACGTCTCGTTCATCGACCCGCTCGGGGACCTGGGCCTCGTCGGCCAGGACGCGACGTACCACTCCTGCATCTTCCTGCTGATCGTCGGCATCATGGCGGGACTGGACCCGACCGTCGGCTCCTCCCGTCCGGCCCGGCTGGACTTCCGGGCCCCGAGGCGACTGCTGTGGACCATGCTCCCCGCGTGCCTGGGCCGGGGGATGCTGCTGGGCATCGGCCTGGGGGTCTCGCTGTCCTTCGTGGAACCGTGGAGCGCCCATCTGCCCTGGTGGGAGAGGTTCACCACGACCGGCGCCCTCGGGGTCTTCTTCGGTGTCCTGTTCGGGGCCGGGCTGGCGATCCTGCGCTGGGCCCATGTTCCCGCCGCCCTGGAACAGGAGACTCCGCGGTCCACCCTGGAGGGCGACCGCACCGTCGCCGCCGCGCTCATGGTGTTCGCGCTGGTGCCCCTCCTGGCCAAATGGATCATCACGGTCCAGGCGGACCTGGCCGAGAGCGACGAACCGGGCGTGCAGGTCCTCGCCTACTCGCTGCTGACCCCGGAAGCCAACCTGTCCGTAGGGCTCGCCGCC contains the following coding sequences:
- a CDS encoding FG-GAP repeat domain-containing protein encodes the protein MGASTPLNIRIPRFTREVLQDDLTEGYWLEAPDIDGDTRPDLVGHGMYLGEIYWYQNPGWQRRLVADGIHMPIGAHFGDISGNGHPDLVVCYELYGPGGRIDDPDLQGGKIDWIENPGTFDSGTRWRRHYIGREIAMHRLRLGHFTQTRKPELMALPTVGARHVHALVRVMLFRPGDDVRKPWDEHVVDDSHFRMIHGAEIQKNPLPGHDHLDSVLLASEEGVTWLHYDERERRFTTTHIGSGEHERFEQTKFKGSGDVGAGRIGDDPHAYVVATEPFHGNTVAAYVKEQPGTPVTEATWRRIVLDVFGDPNELGEGPSHQIVCADFDGDGDDEFLVALRGPYPWQGVFYYKALDIAAGVFTKWRVSSDSAARIALGDFNGDGRLDFATIAYKVDKYFLADNAKLCLFRNDIAEAAGRP
- a CDS encoding NACHT domain-containing protein, with product MYAIRSYYAELDQAAEALAAMVRRQWTEEAAAQGLLDPHPLAVRWRSGQAEAGDHVRMVGRTMAGRSDDIHAFATAFRALPHRRLVILGEPGAGKTTLATLLVRELLRAPEPGEPVPVLLDLAPWNPRKEPLPEWMARRIHEDYPALRNHETYGRDAARKLVAEGRVLPVLDGLDELPADLRPSALTAVNHAIALHEPLVLTSRRAEYHRLVEETDVITAAAVVVAEPVEAADVADYLRSAVPPRRIAAWQPVLDALTRRPDSAVAQALSVPLNVWLARIVYSSPGTDPTELVHGTDADGLRCQLLDALVPAVFSAEATASDPSAPDARRTAASRWNPDEARTALGFLARHIARQGTDDIAWWELHRALRPNPAGPLSGPVAGAMVGLGAGGMAGEYYHWVLAPLPRLVCFLTVTLATAVAATVVTRLAWVADRRTPAGTPHEPLPHGHPRGRWHGVVESARRLGTGCLVVLPLSLAVGAVTEHWARAVDPAEEELEIGVVPYTGVRAGAAWVLFMALLALAVLGVSLLRRRARGQPHDAAGRVARLRRVLAFVLLYWLGAGLAGALSYLSVRQAAGRSVTDVSFIDPLGDLGLVGQDATYHSCIFLLIVGIMAGLDPTVGSSRPARLDFRAPRRLLWTMLPACLGRGMLLGIGLGVSLSFVEPWSAHLPWWERFTTTGALGVFFGVLFGAGLAILRWAHVPAALEQETPRSTLEGDRTVAAALMVFALVPLLAKWIITVQADLAESDEPGVQVLAYSLLTPEANLSVGLAAGLLAVSSTAYFAYRETSLRLAAARRLPRHPVAFMEDARLLHVLRQVGPVYQFCHAEFKDRLVSGVTAPDDPARPGAARV